One window from the genome of Anopheles merus strain MAF chromosome 3R, AmerM5.1, whole genome shotgun sequence encodes:
- the LOC121596766 gene encoding transmembrane protein 242 encodes MASTVAEPGRIVPSAEEQAEERRKFRYRAGAFLAAVGATAAVAGFSKAIMSAKKSDPKYFDKGLHGSLALHEAGTSLALRALGWGTLYAILGTGTICFGIWKLSGAKNMEEFRQAVGSAFPRVPRNDPPTSRTEFEGLTDLMQYLSTWGKEEKAVTSLATTQPSQ; translated from the exons ATGGCGTCTACAGTGGCCGAACCTGGTCGGATAGTTCCCTCGGCGGAAGAACAAGCAGAAGAGCGACGGAAATTTCGATACCGAG CCGGTGCATTCCTAGCAGCGGTCGGTGCAACGGCAGCAGTAGCGGGATTCAGCAAAGCAATCATGTCGGCGAAAAAATCTGACCCAAAGTACTTCGACAAAGGGCTGCACGGTAGCTTAGCGCTGCACGAGGCCGGCACCAGCCTGGCGCTGCGAGCCCTCGGCTGGGGCACACTGTACGCCATCCTTGGCACCGGTACGATTTGCTTCGGAATATGGAAGCTGAGCGGTGCAAAGAAT ATGGAAGAGTTCCGGCAAGCGGTTGGCAGTGCTTTCCCTCGCGTCCCACGGAACGATCCACCGACCAGTCGGACCGAGTTCGAAGGATTGACCGATCTCATGCAGTACCTGTCAACGTGGGGCAAGGAGGAGAAAGCCGTTACTTCCCTAGCGACCACACAGCCTAGTCAGTAA
- the LOC121596765 gene encoding inhibitor of nuclear factor kappa-B kinase subunit beta: MIKPFEDPPQIGEWCREKRLGNGGFGVVTLWRNKQTQQAVAIKKFHILQDRSEITDKHCERWRNEVKLMTETVQNDHIVRTVDVQPRAFIEELLRSSANGLPVLCMEYCEGGDLRRVLNRVENCSGLREQDVRDVLRSLRSAIAYLHSLKITHRDIKPENLVLKQHGDRFIYKLTDLGYAKALDKQSLNASLVGTVEYIAPDLIYCDRYNCSVDYWSMGVIGFEIVTGVRPFIPHAPITRWMMHVQQKKSADIAITEDNRENYTYHTEIFAENHISTCLRKQLERWLMLALEWNPKQRGYVPYSATVGDGTPPKSVTFAEDSRPGGSTVLKIFSLLDQILEKRILVLFSLHDCRWIDLEVTPDTSMAAVREHVYQLTGIPVDEIEFILPLEQKQPRVGSDTRPYDLYLPELQSGKPMVYVAHRASRESIVQRDLKPRIPKSITDVFQNIKVKLKPHMLRQFIANAYYFIANEQRLYVLLLDGVRNYGLTLNDAIARRKEEIGRMNKVVYGIVGGVEYHKLTVSHTRDALNAGKRIPSASFETASHQWEEKCSRVETNVRKLAEMADKISKRYESVLKRSRDALRHALLQQYEQQDYFGLKTVEGRYEQTRARILEKITNEKSHMDMSQAVYECLKRRDVLLRDAGFLELQRQLLDVRHEMQEIEKVLEKVVELTEKYKRELARLTLEHQDEVWKMLSSVDGNGQAVTTNGTLSNGGGTPHGPCIADIDDMVPVFASAKNRSIGSCSITSSNGTPKFLLGGPMTPLPSTVTNGSIEGHHREEGGPNVDELIAANETLIMTTNDLLSDSLLILK; this comes from the exons ATGATAAAACCCTTCGAAGATCCACCGCAGATCGGGGAGTGGTGCCGGGAGAAGCGGCTCGGCAATGGCGGGTTCGGTGTGGTCACACTCTGGAGGAACAAACAGACGCAGCAGGCCGTGG CGATAAAGAAGTTTCACATTCTGCAGGACAGGAGCGAAATAACCGATAAGCACTGCGAGCGCTGGCGCAACGAGGTAAAGCTGATGACGGAAACGGTTCAGAACGATCACATCGTGCGCACGGTGGACGTGCAGCCGCGGGCGTTCATCGAGGAGCTGCTGCGCAGCTCCGCTAATGGGCTTCCGGTGCTGTGCATGGAGTACTGTGAGGGTGGTGATCTGCGGCGCGTACTTAATCGGGTGGAAAACTGTTCCGGCTTGCGCGAGCAGGACGTGCGGGACGTGTTGCGCTCGCTGCGTAGTGCCATTGCGTACCTGCACAGTCTAAAAATAACGCACCGGGATATAAAGCCGGAAAATTTGGTGCTGAAGCAGCACGGGGATCGGTTTATCTAtaag CTAACAGATCTCGGCTACGCCAAAGCACTGGACAAGCAGAGTCTCAACGCAAGCCTGGTCGGCACGGTGGAGTACATTGCGCCGGATCTCATCTACTGTGATCGGTACAACTGCTCTGTCGACTACTGGTCGATGGGCGTGATCGGGTTCGAGATAGTGACGGGCGTGCGGCCCTTCATACCGCACGCACCGATCACGCGCTGGATGATGCACGTGCAGCAGAAGAAATCGGCCGACATTGCGATCACGGAGGACAATCGGGAAAACTACACCTACCATACGGAGATATTTGCGGAAAACCACATTTCCACCTGCTTGCGCAAGCAGCTGGAACGTTGGCTGATGTTGGCGCTGGAGTGGAATCCGAAGCAGCGCGGCTACGTCCCGTACAGTGCAACGGTGGGCGATGGCACACCGCCAAAGAGTGTAACGTTTGCCGAGGACAGCAGACCGGGTGGTTCGACGGTGTTGAAGATATTCTCCCTGCTTGATCAAATACTGGAGAAGCGTATTTTGGTGCTGTTCAGCTTGCACGATTGCCGTTGGATCGATCTGGAGGTGACGCCGGACACAAGCATGGCAGCGGTACGTGAGCACGTGTACCAGCTCACGGGCATACCGGTGGACGAGATCGAGTTTATACTTCCGCTGGAGCAGAAGCAACCGCGCGTCGGGTCCGATACCCGCCCGTACGATCTGTACCTGCCCGAGCTGCAGTCGGGCAAACCGATGGTGTACGTGGCGCACCGGGCCAGCCGGGAAAGCATCGTCCAGCGGGATCTGAAACCGCGCATACCGAAAAGTATTACGGATGTGTTTCAGAACATCAAAGTCAAGCTGAAACCGCACATGCTGCGGCAGTTCATTGCCAACGCGTACTACTTTATCGCGAACGAGCAGCGGCTgtacgtgctgctgctggacggtgTGCGGAACTATGGGCTGACGCTGAATGATGCCATTGCCCGGCGGAAGGAGGAGATTGGCCGCATGAACAAAGTGGTGTACGGCATTGTGGGGGGTGTGGAGTACCACAAGCTTACCGTTTCCCATACCCGGGACGCACTGAATGCTGGGAAG CGTATACCGTCCGCTTCGTTCGAAACCGCCTCCCATCAGTGGGAGGAAAAGTGCTCCCGCGTGGAGACGAACGTGCGCAAGCTGGCGGAAATGGCGGACAAGATCAGCAAGCGGTACGAGTCGGTGCTGAAGCGCAGTCGGGACGCGTTGCGCCAcgcgctgctgcagcagtaCGAGCAGCAGGACTACTTCGGGCTGAAAACCGTCGAGGGCCGGTACGAGCAGACGCGGGCACGGATATTGGAGAAAATTACCAACGAAAAATCTCACATGGACATGTCGCAGGCGGTGTACGAGTGTCTCAAGCGGCGCGATGTGCTGTTGCGCGATGCCGGCTTTCTCGAACTGCAACG ACAACTGCTCGATGTGCGACATGAGATGCAGGAGATTGAGAAGGTGCTGGAAAAGGTGGTCGAGCTGACGGAGAAGTACAAGCGCGAACTGGCCCGTCTGACGCTGGAGCATCAGGACGAGGTGTGGAAGATGCTGTCGAGCGTTGATGGGAATGGTCAGGCCGTGACCACAAACGGAACACTGTCGAACGGCGGGGGAACACCACACGGTCCCTGCATTGCCGATATTGACGATATGGTGCCCGTGTTTGCGTCCGCCAAGAATCGTAGCATCGGTAGCTGcagcatcaccagcagcaatgGCACGCCAAAGTTTCTGCTCGGTGGCCCAATGACGCCACTTCCGTCTACCGTTACGAACGGAAGTATTGAGGGCCACCATCGTGAAGAGGGTGGTCCGAACGTGGATGAGCTAATAGCCGCCAACGAAACGTTAATTATGAC GACAAACGATCTGTTATCGGACAGtcttttgattttgaagtga